The region GCAGCTCGACCTCCGTCGACTGCACCAGGCGCACCTCGGGATCCGCAGCGATCTCCGGTACGGCGTCCGTGACCAGCAGCGGCTGGTTGGGCCGGATGTCCCGAGCTGGTCCCCAGTGCGGGGACAAGCGACCCCAGAGATCCAGTACGGCGTCCGCCCGCCCGACGATCGACGAGCAGATCCGCTCCTCGGCGGCGAGCAACTCCGTGAACGCCGCGATCGCTGGCGCGTCGGCGAGCACCGGTGTGAGGTGGCCGCCGAACCAGCAGAGCGACTCCACCCGGCGACGCGCACCGTAGCCGAAGATCCGCCCCTCGGCCCGCCACCAGGACAGGCCATTCGCGGCGACCTGTTCAGCCACCTGGGCACTCGCGATCGGATCGAGATCGAGAAGCTTCTCGACCGCTCCGCGTTCGGTTTCCCCCAACTGCCGTACCGGCACCGTCAGCACTCTCTCAGGGTGCCAGATCGGCAGCGGCCAGACAGGCTCGACGCCATGCTGCGGGACGACAGCATCAACCACACAAGCCCGTCAGGCAACGTCAGGCCACCCCGACCGCCTCTGCCTCCGGCTCCAACGTCCGGGTCCGCGCCGCCCAGCGCACCACCGGCGGCACCAGGAGGCCGAGCCCGACGAACATGACACCAAGCACCAACCAGCCTGGCGCACCCCAGGCGACGGCGAGCGTGGTCACCACGACCGGGGCGACCATTCCGCCCAACTCCATGCCCATCGCGTACGCCCCCTGGTACTGCCCGTGGGCGTGGGCCGGAGCCAGCCCGAACGAGATGCCCCACCCGGCGGCGGAGTGCCAGAGTTCGCCGATCACGTGGGCGAGCGCCCCGGCGACGAGTAGCGCTATGGCGACGCTGGTCGGCACCGAGCCACTGGCGGCGAAGAGCGCGCAGGCGGCGGCGATCGCCAGCCCGGCCCGGCGGGAGGCGCGCGCCGCACCGGTGATCTGCTCGGTGCCCCGCGAGGCCCGAACCTGGAAGAGCACCACCATGGTGGTGTTCACCAACAGCAGTACGGAGATGAGCCAGCGCGGGGCGGAGGTGTGCTGGGCGATCCACAGCGGCAGGGCGATGTTGAGCAGCCCGAAGTGCATCGACATCAGCCCGTCGAGCACGGTGAACGCGAGGAACGGCCGGTCCCGGAGCGCGACCAGTCGGGGGCCGGTCGCCGGGGCCGGGACCGGCGGGATCGGGGCGAGCCGGGTGAGGATCGCCGCTGCGGCAAGCTCGCTGACCGCGTTGACCAGGATCAGTGCCACGAAGCTGGCACGGGTGTCGACGGCGATGCCGATTCCGGCGAGAGCGGCACCGACCGAGATCCCCACGTTGGTGGTGGCCCGCAGGTAGGCCCGGGTACGGACCCGTTGTTCGGCCGGGATGGCGCCGGCGATCACCGCGCCCTGGGCACCGCGATAGGCGGCGCTGGCCAGGGCCGTACCGATGCCGACCGCGAGGAATGCCGGGAACGACCGTACGGTGGTCAGCAGCGCGGTCATCCCGCTACCGGCCAGCAGGGCGACGATCTGGATGCGGCGCGGACCGTGGCGATCGGCGAGGTAGCCCATCGGGGTGCTGGCGACGAGGCCGACCAGTGCGAAGACGCTGAGTCCGAGGCCGACCTGGCCGACCGACAGACCGACCGACCGGGTCAGGAAGAGGGCGCTGGCGGCCAACCAGGTCCCGCGGCCAACGGTGCGGACCAGGGTGGCGAGGGTGAGGACCCGGGCCGGACCCGGTTCGGGTAGGAGTCGTCGCACTCGAGGACTTTAACAAGACGGACGTACGGTTTGTAAAACCGGTCCCAGGATACGAAAGGAGGGCTGGCCCACTCCTCCGGGCCAGCCCTCCTCAAGGCAACCGACAGAACAATCGGGTACGGCTCAGTGCACCGTCACCGTCGCACCACCCGGTACCAGGTCACGAAGGTCGTCGGGCAGTTCGGCACCCATCTCGTCGGCCAGCCGCAGCGCCTCCTCGATCAGGGTCTCCACGATCTGCGCCTCGGGCACGGTCTTGATCACCTGGCCCCGTACGAAGATCTGGCCCTTGCCGTTGCCGGACGCGACACCGAGGTCCGCCTCCCGGGCCTCCCCCGGCCCGTTGACGACGCAGCCCATCACGGCCACCCGCAGCGGCACCGGCAGCCCCTCCAGGCCGGCGGTGACCTCCTCGGCCAGCTTGTAGACGTCCACCTGAGCCCGGCCACAGGACGGGCAGGAGACGATCTCCAGGCCCCGCTCACGCAGCCCCAGCGACTCCAGGATCGCGGCACCGACCTTGATCTCCTCGACCGGCGGGGCGGAGAGCGAGACGCGGATCGTGTCGCCGATCCCCTCGGCCAGCAGCGCGCCGAAGGCGACCGCGGACTTGATCGTGCCCTGGAACGCCGGCCCGGCCTCGGTGACCCCCAGGTGCAGTGGGTAGTCGCACTGCTCGGCGAGCTGCCGGTACGCCCGGACCATCACCACCGGATCGTTGTGCTTCACGGAGATCTTGATGTCCCGGAAACCGTGCTCCTCGAAGAGTGAGCACTCCCACAGCGCCGACTCGACCAGCGCCTCCGGGGTCGCCTTGCCGTACTTGGCGAGCAGCCGCTTGTCCAGCGAACCGGCGTTGACCCCGATCCGGATCGGCACCCCGGCGGCGGAGGCCGCCCGGGCGATCTCCTTCACCTTGTCGTCGAACTGCCGGATGTTGCCCGGGTTGACCCGGACCGCCGCGCAGCCGGCGTCGATGGCGGCGAAGACGTACTTCGGTTGGAAGTGGATGTCGGCGATGACCGGGATCTGCGACTTCTTCGCGATCGCCGGCAGCGCCTCCACGTCGTCCTGGGACGGTACGGCCACCCGCACGATCTGGCAGCCGGCGGCGGTCAACTCGGCGATCTGTTGCAGCGTCGCGTTGACGTCGGCGGTCAGCGTGGTGGTCATCGACTGCACCGACACCGGGGCACCGCCGCCCACCGGGACCGAACCGACCATGATCTGGCGGCTGGCCCGGCGGGGAGCGAGCGGCGTGGGTGGCACGGCGGGCATGCCGAGACTGACTGCGGTCACTGGGGCACTCACCTTGGGATCAGCGTGATCGGATTGATCACGTCCGCGGTGACGGTCAGCAGCGTGAAGGCACCACCGATCAGGATCACCGCGTACGTGAGGGGCATGAGCTTGAAGTAGTCGACCCGGCCCGGGTCGGGCTTGCCGAGCCGGGCATAGATCCAGGACCGCGCCCGCTCGAACCAGGCGATGGCGATGTGCCCACCGTCCAGCGGCAGCAACGGCACCAGGTTGAACGCG is a window of Micromonospora polyrhachis DNA encoding:
- a CDS encoding GNAT family N-acetyltransferase codes for the protein MLTVPVRQLGETERGAVEKLLDLDPIASAQVAEQVAANGLSWWRAEGRIFGYGARRRVESLCWFGGHLTPVLADAPAIAAFTELLAAEERICSSIVGRADAVLDLWGRLSPHWGPARDIRPNQPLLVTDAVPEIAADPEVRLVQSTEVELLLPAAVAMYTEEVGVSPFAEDGGIGYRRRVTDLVRTKRAYARFVDGQVVFKAELAVVTRRTAQVQGVWVAPEWRGRGLAGPAMAAVVRDALARVAPTVSLYVNDYNAPARRVYERCGFRSAGTFATVLF
- a CDS encoding MFS transporter, giving the protein MRRLLPEPGPARVLTLATLVRTVGRGTWLAASALFLTRSVGLSVGQVGLGLSVFALVGLVASTPMGYLADRHGPRRIQIVALLAGSGMTALLTTVRSFPAFLAVGIGTALASAAYRGAQGAVIAGAIPAEQRVRTRAYLRATTNVGISVGAALAGIGIAVDTRASFVALILVNAVSELAAAAILTRLAPIPPVPAPATGPRLVALRDRPFLAFTVLDGLMSMHFGLLNIALPLWIAQHTSAPRWLISVLLLVNTTMVVLFQVRASRGTEQITGAARASRRAGLAIAAACALFAASGSVPTSVAIALLVAGALAHVIGELWHSAAGWGISFGLAPAHAHGQYQGAYAMGMELGGMVAPVVVTTLAVAWGAPGWLVLGVMFVGLGLLVPPVVRWAARTRTLEPEAEAVGVA
- the ispG gene encoding flavodoxin-dependent (E)-4-hydroxy-3-methylbut-2-enyl-diphosphate synthase → MTAVSLGMPAVPPTPLAPRRASRQIMVGSVPVGGGAPVSVQSMTTTLTADVNATLQQIAELTAAGCQIVRVAVPSQDDVEALPAIAKKSQIPVIADIHFQPKYVFAAIDAGCAAVRVNPGNIRQFDDKVKEIARAASAAGVPIRIGVNAGSLDKRLLAKYGKATPEALVESALWECSLFEEHGFRDIKISVKHNDPVVMVRAYRQLAEQCDYPLHLGVTEAGPAFQGTIKSAVAFGALLAEGIGDTIRVSLSAPPVEEIKVGAAILESLGLRERGLEIVSCPSCGRAQVDVYKLAEEVTAGLEGLPVPLRVAVMGCVVNGPGEAREADLGVASGNGKGQIFVRGQVIKTVPEAQIVETLIEEALRLADEMGAELPDDLRDLVPGGATVTVH